GTTGGGCAACGATATCTGGCCGGTGAACACCGACGCCAGCCAACTGGAAAACGCCCTGCTCAACCTGGTGATCAACGCCCGCGACGCCATGCCCGATGGCGGGCAACTGAGCATCGAGACGGCCAACAGCTACCTCGACGGCACCGACATCACCACCCTGGAACCGGTCAAGGCCGGCGACTACGTGATGCTCGGCGTATGCGACAACGGCGCCGGCATGACCCCGAAGATCCTGGCCAAGGCCTTCGATCCGTTCTTCACCACCAAACCCATCGGCCAGGGCACCGGCCTTGGGTTGTCGATGATTTATGGTTTTGCCCAGCAATCCGGCGGCCACGTCACCATCCACAGCGAGCCGGGCCGAGGCACCTGCGTGCGCCTGTACCTGCCGCGCCTGCACGGCACCGCACTGGAAAAACCCCAGCCCCAGAGCCCGATGGAAGCTCCGGTGGCGCGCGATGGCGAAGCCGTGGTGGTGGTCGAGGACGATGCGGCGGTGCGCATGCTGGTGGTCAATCTGCTCGATGAATTGGGCTACACCGCGCACCAGGCTGCTGACGCACGCACGGCGCTGCCGTTACTCGAATCTGACCTGCGGGTGGACTTGCTGATCACCGATGTCGGCCTGCCGGGCATGAACGGTCGGCAACTGGCGGAAATCGCCCGCCAGCATCGCCCCGAGCTCAAAGTGCTGTTCATGACCGGTTATGCGGAAACGGCCACCGAACGCCAAGGCTTTCTGGAGGACGGTATGGACATGGTGGCCAAGCCTTTTTCCATCGATCTACTGGCCACAAAAATCCGCAGCATGATCGGCGTCAAAGGCCAAGTTGATGCATAATCCCGCGCCTTCAAGCCCGACCGTTGCAAGGTAACTGCCCGATGAAAGCCCAAGCCCGCCATATCCTGGTCAAGACCAGCGAGGAAGCCGAACAGCTCAAGCAGCGTATTGCCAAGGGCGAAGCCTTTGATGTGCTGGCCAAGAAATTCTCCACCTGCCCGTCCGGCAAGCGCGGCGGCGACCTCGGGGAAGTGCGCCCGGGGCAAATGGTTGGAGTGATCGATGCGGTGATTTTCAAGAAACCCCTGCGGGTGGTGCACGGGCCGATCAAGAGCAAGTTTGGTTATCACCTGGTGCAGGTGTTCTACCGCGATTGACGAACTCAGTGGCAAGCAACCATTGTGGCGAGGGGGCTCGTCCCCCGTTGGGCTGCGCAGCAGCCCCAGTCAGCCTCACCTCGGCCTTTCAGACACACCGAGGTGACCGGTTTTAGGGCTGCTTCGCAGCCCACCGGGGGACAAGCCCCCTCGCCACAGCAAGCCCCATCAGCACGACACGTTCAGGGGAATCAGCGCGCCCGCCACCTGAATAACCCGGCTCGCCAGCCAATGCGCAGCCAAGGCCGCCTCTTGCGGCGAACCACCCCTGAGCCTGCTGGCCAGATACGCCGCACTAAACGAATCCCCCCGCCGCCGTGGTGTCCACCACCTTTTCGACCACTACCGCCGGCACTGCAAAACGCTCGCCGCCCTGGCGAATCAGACAGTCGTGCGCCCCGCGCTTGAGCACCACTTCGCCGATCTGCGGATAGGCCGCGAATACCTGCTCGCTGTCGGCATAGCCAAACAAGGCGCGCTCGTCATCCTCGGTGAGCAAGGCCATATCCACCTGTTCCAGCACCTGCTGATAGGCCTCGCGGGCGGCTTCGACACTGGCCCACAGACGCGGGCGGTAGTTGTTGTCGAACACCACCCGGGCGCCACGCTGGCGGGCTTGCGTCAACACGTCCAGCAGACGTGCACGCCCCACCGCGCCCAATACAGCCAGGGTGATCCCGCTGAAATACAGCACATCGTAGGTCGGCAAGGCGGCCAGGACCGGCTCAGCCCCTGGCGTGGTAAAGCAATCGCGCACCGCTGCTTCGTTGCGCCAGTAGAGGAATTTGCGCTCGCCATTGGCGTCGGTCTGGATGCAGTACAACCCCGGCAGGCGGCCCGGCAAGCGCTGGACCCGTTCCAGGCCAAGGCCTTCCTCGGCCCATTGCGCGCACATGGCATCGCTGAAGCTGTCATCGCCCAGGGCGGTAACGTAGTCCACCGTGCTGTTCGCGCCAAGTTCACGGCGCAAGTAGACGGCGGTGTTCAGGGTATCGCCACCGAAGCTCTGATGCAGGCTGCCGTCGGCGCGGTGTTGCAGTTCGATCATGCATTCGCCGATCAGGGCGATGCGCGGGATTGGCTTCATTTCACAGTTCTCCAAATACACCTCCACTGTAGGAGCGAGCTTGCTCGCGAAAAACGCAAGATCGCCACGGGGTGTCAGACGACCAGCGTTATCGTTGACGATTTTCGCGAGCAAGCTCGCTCCTACCGTGGCCGCAGCCTAGAAGCAGGTACGCAGCGACTCGATCACCTGCAACTGCTCATCCACCAGGCACCCCACCTGCCACTTATCAAAGGTCAGGCACGGGTGCGAGGTGCCAAACGAGATGATGTCGCCAATGCGCAACTCAACCCCCGCCGGCACGCTCATGAACGCATGCTGGTCCATCACCGCCGTGACCTTGCAACCCCTCACGTCATCGCCCACCGCCGGCAGCACGCCGGCCTTGTAGCGCTTGAGCGGCACCGGCAAGCCGGCGTCGTAGGCCACGTCACGCTTGCCCAGGGCGATGACCGCAAACCCAGGCTCCGGCAATGACTGCACATGGGCCCATACTTCCAGG
The Pseudomonas hygromyciniae genome window above contains:
- a CDS encoding peptidylprolyl isomerase encodes the protein MKAQARHILVKTSEEAEQLKQRIAKGEAFDVLAKKFSTCPSGKRGGDLGEVRPGQMVGVIDAVIFKKPLRVVHGPIKSKFGYHLVQVFYRD